Proteins found in one Odocoileus virginianus isolate 20LAN1187 ecotype Illinois unplaced genomic scaffold, Ovbor_1.2 Unplaced_Contig_23, whole genome shotgun sequence genomic segment:
- the SCX gene encoding basic helix-loop-helix transcription factor scleraxis, giving the protein MLRSAPPGRYLYPEVSPMSEDEDRGSESSGSDEKPCRVHAARCGLQGARRRAGGRRAGGSGLGPGGRPGREPRQRHTANARERDRTNSVNTAFTALRTLIPTEPADRKLSKIETLRLASSYISHLGNVLLVGEACGDGQPCHSGPAFFHASRAGSPPPPPPPPPARDGENAQPKQICTFCLSNQRKLSKDRDRKTAIRS; this is encoded by the exons ATGCTGCGTTCGGCGCCGCCCGGCCGCTACCTGTACCCTGAAGTGAGCCCGATGTCGGAGGACGAGGACCGAGGCAGCGAGAGCTCGGGTTCAGACGAGAAACCCTGCCGCGTGCACGCGGCGCGCTGTGGCCTCCAGGGCGCCCGGAGACGGGCCGGGGGCCGGCGGGCGGGGGGCAGCGGCCTGGGGCCTGGAGGGCGGCCGGGCCGCGAGCCCCGGCAGCGGCACACGGCGAACGCGCGGGAGCGGGACCGCACCAACAGCGTGAACACGGCTTTCACCGCGCTACGCACGCTCATCCCCACCGAGCCCGCTGACCGCAAGCTCTCCAAGATCGAGACCCTGCGCCTGGCCTCCAGCTACATCTCGCACCTGGGCAACGTGCTGCTGGTGGGCGAGGCCTGCGGCGACGGGCAGCCCTGCCACTCGGGGCCCGCCTTCTTCCACGCATCGCGTGCCggcagccccccgcccccgccgcccccaccccccgcccgggACGGGGAGAACGCCCAGCCCAAACAGATCTGCACCTTCTGCCTCAGCAACCAGAGAAAGTTG AGCAAGGACCGAGACAGAAAGACGGCGATCCGGAGTTAG